CGAGCGCCGTCCGCGGGTGGCGCTGCTGGTTCTGGCGTCACTGAACTTTGCGAGCATCTTCTACGCTCCTGATTGGTACGCGAGGGAGGGTTCGACGTGGCGAACAGGCTCGTCCGGGCGCTGCCTCCGCGAGCTCCGCGCGGCGTCTTCCCGAGATAATTGAGCCGAACCAATAGGCCGTAACCCTGCAATGGGGCGCCGGGTGTGTCAAGGCTTTTGCGGGGCCGTGACGTCCGCGTTTCAGGACGGTTATAAACCTAATGGTTGGGCCTGATAGGCAGGCGCCTCGGCCGGCCCGGCCGTGTCGACACGCAGGTGGGACGCGACCGCCGGGCCGGCGCCGCGGGGTCCGGAGGTCCGACCGGGCACGGCTCGGCCCCCACCGGGCTCGGCTCGGATCGGTCCGGGCTCGGCTCGGCCCGGCGGGACATGCCGCTGGCCCGGCCGCCGAGGTTCCGTTCGGGGCCGGGCTTCAGGGACTACGAAGGGTTGCGCTTGCCGGGCTCAGCCCGAGTGGCGGTGCGCCTCGGCGGCGTGCCGGGCGGCGGTGACATCGCCCGCGACGATGGCGTCCACCAGGTCGCTGTGGACCTTCAGTCGCTGCGCCAGGTAGTCGCCGTCAGGGGACTGGGAGTTCACCAGCGACACCTGGTTGACGAACTCGTAGAGGCCGACGTAGGTGCCTCTCAGCACGGTGTTCGGCGAGATGGCCGCGATGCGAAGATGCAGGTCCCAGTTGAGCGAGACGAACCGCGTCACGTCGTCGAGGCTCTTCCTCATCGCGGTGATCAGCGACTTGAGCTCACGCGCGTCCTTGGCCGAGCGGTACTGGGCGGCATGGGCGGCGACCAGCGGTTCGAGCTGCTCGCGGACCTCGATGGCCCCGGCGACCGCCGACGGCTCGCCGTGCACGGTGAGAAGCGTGCGCCCCAGTCGGACCACGGGATCGGTCGCCGCGACGAAGATTCCGCCGCCGGGGCCGGGTCGGACCACGATCCGTCGGCGCTCCTGGAGCAGCCTGATCGCCTCGTTGACGGTGGCCCTCGCGACGCCGGTCTGCTCACGCAGGTCGGCCCGGGTGCCGATGTGGTCGCCGGGGCGCAGCCCACGCTTCTCGATCGAGTCCTCGACGTAGGCCACGACCTCCTCGGCGCGGGAGCGGGGTGCGGGAAGGACCATGGATGGAGCCTAACGGATACTTCCGACGGCCTGCCCCCTGATCGGTCGGGCGACTGCGGCGGACCAGCGCAATCCCGTCGGCCGACGCCTTGACGGAACCGCCCGGGGATCGCATGCTGGGTCATCAAAGCCTAATGGTTAGGCTCATTTCCTCCGGGATCGCTCGGCGCCCGGACCTCGGCCCGTTCCCCGCGCGGCCGGCACCCGGACCAGCCCCCGCCGGCGCCCGTGGACGAGGGAACAGCGAAGCTGGAAGGCGTTGCGATGAGACTTGTTGGCTACCGCACGGCGGCAGGCAGTGCGATCGGTCGGCTCGACGGTGAGTCCGGGCTGGTGCCGCTCGGCGGCGCGGAGCAGTTCTGGGCCGACCCCGCACAGGCCGTCCTGCGCCCGACCGGGACGGCCCTGGACATCACCCGGCTCACGCTGGTGCCGTCCGTGCCGCCCACCGCGCGCGTCCTGTGCGTCGGGCTGAACTACGCCGACCACGTGGCCGAAGGGACGTTCCAGCGGCCGACCCACCCCGCCGTCTTCGGCCGCTGGACCAGGTCACTCACCGTCTCGGAAACGCCCGCGCCGGTCCCCGCCGGCGAGCAGGGCCTGGACTGGGAGGGTGAACTCGCCGCGGTCATCGGCCGGGAGACGAAGGACGTGTCGGCCGACGACGCGCTGGACGCCGTCTTCGGCTACGCCGTGTTCAACGATCTCACCGCCCGCAACGCCCAGCACCGCACCACCCAGTGGACGGTCGGCAAGAACGCCGACCGGAGCGGGCCGATGAGCGGAATCGTCACCGCGGACGAGGTGGGCGACCCCGGGGCCGGCCTGCGCATCGTCACCCGGGTCAACGGCGCGGTCGTGCAGGACGGCAGCACTGCGGACATGATCTTCAGCGTCGGCGAGATCGTCTCCTACCTCAGCAGGGCGATGACGCTGTACCCGGGAGATCTCATCGTCACCGGCACTCCCCAGGGTGTCGGGTACGCCCGTCGGCCACCGCGGTTCCTCCACGCCGGGGACGAGGTGACGGTCGAGATCGAGCGCGTCGGCTGCATCCGCACACCGGTCGTCGCGGCCGCTGAGGCCGTCATGACCACGCGGCCGCCCCGGGCCACGGCGCCCCGGGCGGCCTGATCGACGTCCCGTCCCGGCCCCGGCCGGGGCGGGCACAAGCACAGCACACCGCACGAAGGAGACGACAGTGATACTCGTTACAGCGGCGAACGGCAACCAGGGCAAGCTGCTGATCCCACGCCTGCTGGCGGCCGGAGTCGCTCTTCGCGCCTGTGTCCGCTCCGACGAATCGGCTCGGACTCTCCGCGCGGCCGGCGTCACGGACATCGTGGTCGGGGACCTCAGCGACCCGGACGTCCTGGTCCGGGCCATGGACGGCGTCGAGAAGGTCCACTACGTCGGGCCGGCCCTGCACCCCCGGGAACGCGACATGGGCTTCGCCGCCATCGACGCCGCCCGGGCGGCCGGCGTGCGTCACTTCGTCTTCAGCTCGGCGCTCCACGCGATCATCACGGACCTCGTGCAACACGGGATCAAGCGCGACCTGGAGGAGCATCTCCTCTCCTCGGGGCTGGAGTTCACCATCCTCCAGCCCGCCAACTACATGCTGCGCCACCGGCTCGTCCCCGCCTTCGAGAAGGGCGTCTTCCTGCTGTCCTGGGCACTCGACCGCCGCCAGTCGATGGTGGACGTGGGCGACGTGGCCGAAGTGGTCGCCGGCGTCCTCCTCGACAGTGAGCGCCATGCGGGCGCCACGTACGAGCTGGTGGCGCCCGGGCGCTACACCGCCCACGACCTCGCGAAGGTCGTGGCCGAGGTGACGGGCCGCGATGTCGTCGCCGAGCAGATCGACTCGGAGGTGTTCCTCCGAG
The sequence above is a segment of the Kitasatospora sp. NBC_00240 genome. Coding sequences within it:
- a CDS encoding FCD domain-containing protein produces the protein MVLPAPRSRAEEVVAYVEDSIEKRGLRPGDHIGTRADLREQTGVARATVNEAIRLLQERRRIVVRPGPGGGIFVAATDPVVRLGRTLLTVHGEPSAVAGAIEVREQLEPLVAAHAAQYRSAKDARELKSLITAMRKSLDDVTRFVSLNWDLHLRIAAISPNTVLRGTYVGLYEFVNQVSLVNSQSPDGDYLAQRLKVHSDLVDAIVAGDVTAARHAAEAHRHSG
- a CDS encoding fumarylacetoacetate hydrolase family protein; amino-acid sequence: MRLVGYRTAAGSAIGRLDGESGLVPLGGAEQFWADPAQAVLRPTGTALDITRLTLVPSVPPTARVLCVGLNYADHVAEGTFQRPTHPAVFGRWTRSLTVSETPAPVPAGEQGLDWEGELAAVIGRETKDVSADDALDAVFGYAVFNDLTARNAQHRTTQWTVGKNADRSGPMSGIVTADEVGDPGAGLRIVTRVNGAVVQDGSTADMIFSVGEIVSYLSRAMTLYPGDLIVTGTPQGVGYARRPPRFLHAGDEVTVEIERVGCIRTPVVAAAEAVMTTRPPRATAPRAA
- a CDS encoding NmrA family NAD(P)-binding protein, which codes for MILVTAANGNQGKLLIPRLLAAGVALRACVRSDESARTLRAAGVTDIVVGDLSDPDVLVRAMDGVEKVHYVGPALHPRERDMGFAAIDAARAAGVRHFVFSSALHAIITDLVQHGIKRDLEEHLLSSGLEFTILQPANYMLRHRLVPAFEKGVFLLSWALDRRQSMVDVGDVAEVVAGVLLDSERHAGATYELVAPGRYTAHDLAKVVAEVTGRDVVAEQIDSEVFLRAALGTDSPAEFPYQARLLRAITSRYSSHDFIGNPNVLTWLLGRRPTTFEEFTRTEFAAFTG